A region of Acidobacteriota bacterium DNA encodes the following proteins:
- the ddlA gene encoding D-alanine--D-alanine ligase, producing MIRVGIVFGGRSAEHEVSLQSARNVVDALDRNRYQAVLLGIDKQGRWLHYADESRFLENAGDPKRICLAPGGRPVTLLPWGNDGRLVALDPDSGNEEAPLPQVDVIFPVLHGPLGEDGTIQGLFRLAEVPFVGSGVLGSAAGMDKDAMKRLFVQAGIPVAPWRLLRSAEEADFTSLSREFGLPLFVKPANMGSSVGVHRVFDREALERALKDAFRFDLKVLVEKAIPGREIECSVLGDQDPQASVPGEIVPNADFYSYEAKYVDEDGAQLIIPARFSRPELTGRIQDYAIRGFRALCCRGLARADFFLSDDNEVFLNELNTMPGFTRISMYPKLWDASGIPYPDLIHRLIQLALTHHARRSNLATSYL from the coding sequence TGCAAAGCGCCCGCAACGTGGTGGACGCCTTGGACAGAAACCGCTATCAGGCCGTCCTGCTGGGAATCGACAAGCAGGGGCGCTGGCTGCACTACGCCGACGAGTCCCGCTTTCTGGAAAACGCCGGCGATCCCAAGCGCATATGCCTGGCCCCCGGCGGACGCCCGGTCACGCTCCTCCCCTGGGGCAATGACGGGCGCCTGGTGGCCCTCGACCCGGATAGCGGAAATGAAGAAGCCCCCTTGCCCCAGGTGGACGTGATCTTTCCCGTCCTCCACGGTCCGCTGGGCGAGGACGGCACCATCCAGGGGCTCTTCCGCCTGGCCGAGGTGCCCTTCGTGGGTTCGGGCGTGTTGGGTTCGGCGGCCGGCATGGACAAAGACGCCATGAAGCGGCTCTTCGTGCAGGCCGGAATCCCGGTGGCGCCCTGGCGCTTGCTGCGCTCGGCCGAGGAGGCCGATTTCACGTCATTGTCGCGCGAGTTCGGGCTGCCGCTCTTCGTCAAGCCCGCCAACATGGGGTCGTCGGTGGGCGTCCACCGCGTCTTCGACCGGGAAGCCCTCGAGCGCGCCCTCAAGGACGCCTTTCGCTTCGACCTCAAGGTGCTGGTCGAAAAGGCCATCCCCGGACGCGAGATCGAGTGTTCGGTGCTGGGCGATCAGGACCCCCAGGCCTCCGTCCCCGGCGAGATCGTTCCCAACGCCGACTTCTATTCCTACGAGGCCAAATACGTCGACGAGGACGGCGCCCAACTGATCATCCCCGCCCGCTTTTCCCGTCCCGAACTGACCGGGCGCATCCAGGACTACGCCATACGCGGCTTCCGGGCCCTCTGCTGCCGCGGACTGGCCCGCGCCGACTTCTTCCTCAGCGACGACAACGAGGTCTTCCTCAACGAACTCAACACCATGCCCGGCTTCACCCGCATCAGCATGTACCCCAAACTCTGGGACGCCTCCGGCATCCCCTACCCCGACCTCATCCACCGCCTCATCCAACTAGCCCTCACCCACCACGCTCGCCGCTCCAACTTGGCCACTTCCTACCTTTAG